A part of Salvelinus alpinus chromosome 5, SLU_Salpinus.1, whole genome shotgun sequence genomic DNA contains:
- the pdcd7 gene encoding programmed cell death protein 7 yields MDKPTFQSTSGGRQHPVSNTGGPDTFYLRGGPPYLGPPPIQPPPVCETSFQSNMPSSSNVAGAFWPGQNASQYLPPPQQAPVSDQRFPQSQEWTPPPPVSGYGSQPYGFRPPFPQPPPRFEGYGPPHMSSPGYGFDPSIPPPPLNNPALSQFPPMSSQPVPFHSHPKLEPNTHEGRPPNAWAQGYNVGDAQSNMGTSDFQRSFDHNPAYPIPGPQHSQYGNPDASFRPKHADSGYTEHRSRPLLASPSLIPMGNALQRDQGFSRPMAPQPPDEDSIQRMQDEQWLKDFLRNRERTTAKTSKPAHPHSRQKHPKVSVAHIRDTLYGAIQLVSKLSMACETLKHNLENESVWADSYAEAVGVKTDLQEKLKVLGDSEFVESLKKKLSSISKRRARLRRRQVEQDEDKQKEEERVAEREAVIDKWRMKRIHEVEEKKREQELKLAADTVLCEVRKKQADAKRMLDILRSLEKLRKLRKEAASRKGIFPEKEADQAFDGLVERLRALIRKRTGVYGAEENALRVMLESEQEEERRRDLEKRQKKERERLLLRKREMDSMLFGDEMPPDHPLQPFRQYYTQAERSLPALIQIRREWDLCLVSVDHPDGTTVPQDWVLPQCPTDEIWATALDRGDCLGP; encoded by the exons ATGGATAAACCAACGTTCCAGTCTACGTCGGGAGGACGGCAGCACCCCGTTTCTAACACTGGAGGTCCCGATACGTTTTACCTTAGAGGGGGACCTCCATATCTCGGACCGCCGCCGATACAACCACCACCAGTATGTGAAACATCGTTTCAAAGTAACATGCCGAGTTCAAGTAACGTTGCTGGAGCGTTTTGGCCCGGTCAAAACGCTTCCCAATATCTTCCTCCACCACAACAAGCCCCAGTTAGCGACCAGAGATTCCCTCAAAGTCAAGAGTGGACTCCACCTCCACCCGTGTCAGGATATGGCAGTCAACCATATGGCTTCAGACCCCCCTTTCCACAACCACCGCCTAGATTTGAAGGCTACGGACCACCTCATATGTCGTCCCCTGGATATGGTTTTGATCCGTCGATACCCCCGCCGCCCCTCAACAACCCGGCACTCAGTCAGTTCCCTCCCATGTCTTCACAACCAGTTCCCTTCCACAGTCATCCAAAGCTGGAACCCAACACACATGAGGGGAGACCACCAAACGCATGGGCTCAGGGCTACAATGTGGGTGATGCTCAATCGAACATGGGAACTTCCGATTTCCAAAGATCATTTGATCACAATCCAGCATACCCTATCCCCGGTCCACAACACAGTCAGTATGGAAACCCTGATGCAAGTTTTAGACCAAAGCATGCGGACAGTGGTTACACTGAACATCGTAGCAGACCTCTCCTAGCCTCCCCGTCTTTGATTCCGATGGGAAACGCTTTGCAGCGTGACCAAGGTTTTAGCAGGCCTATGGCTCCACAGCCGCCAGACGAAGACTCCATTCAGAGGATGCAAGACGAACAGTGGCTGAAAGATTTCTTGAGGAACCGAGAGAGGACAACAGCCAAGACCTCCAAACCGGCGCATCCTCATTCAAGGCAAAAACACCCAAAGGTCTCAGTGGCTCACATACGAGACACCCTGTACGGTGCCATACAGCTCGTTTCAAAGCTGTCCATGGCTTGTGAAACGCTGAAGCACAACTTGGAGAATGAGAGCGTCTGGGCGGATTCTTACGCTGAGGCAGTGGGTGTGAAAACAGATCTGCAAGAGAAACTGAAGGTCCTCGGTGACTCTGAGTTTGTTGAAAGTCTTAAAAAGAAACTGAGTTCCATCAGTAAGAGAAGGGCCAGGCTACGACGTCGACAAGTGGAACAGGACGAGGACAAACAGAAGGAGGAGGAACGAGTGGCTGAGCGTGAAGCGGTAATCGACAAGTGGAGGATGAAGCGTATCCATgaagtagaggagaagaagagg GAGCAAGAGCTGAAGCTGGCTGCTGACACGGTGCTCTGTGAAGTGAGGAAGAAGCAGGCAGATGCCAAGAGGATGCTGGACATCCTCAGGTCACTGGAGAAGCTACGCAAACTCAGGAAGGAGGCAGCCTCCAGGAAAG GGATCTTCCCAGAGAAAGAAGCCGACCAAGCATTTGATGGGCTGGTGGAGCGCCTGCGTGCACTGATCAGGAAGAGGACAGGGGTGTATGGGGCAGAGGAGAACGCCCTGCGGGTGATGCTGGAGAGCGAGCAGGAGGAGGAGCGCAGGAGGGACCTGGAGAAACGAcagaagaaggagagggagaggctaCTGCTGAGGAAACGAGAGATGGATAGCATGCTCTTTGGAG ATGAGATGCCTCCTGACCACCCCCTACAGCCCTTCAGACAGTACTACACACAGGCAGAGCGCTCACTACCAGCCTTAATACAGATACG GAGAGAGTGGGACCTCTGTCTGGTCTCAGTGGACCACCCAGACGGCACCACGGTCCCCCAGGACTGGGTCTTACCACAATGCCCCACAGATGAGATTTGGGCCACAGCCCTGGACCGAGGGGACTGCCTCGGACCCTGA